A segment of the Acidimicrobiia bacterium genome:
CACCGGATCGGCCGGCAGCGTCGTCGACACGACGGTGGGCGCCGGTTCGTCGACGACGCCCGGCTCCTGATCGCCGAGCGGGGCGACCACGATGACGACGCCGATCGCCACCGCCACCAGCACGGCGAACACCAGCGACAACTCGGCCCGGCGTGGACGGCGGGCTGCCGGTGCCGTCTCCACGACCACGTCCGAGGCGGTCACGGGCTCGACTGCGCCGTCGATGAACGTGGCGAGGTCCGAGAGCTGTCGGTCGAGGTCATACATCTTTGCTCACCTCCAGCGCGGCGCGGAGTTTCGAGAGCCCGCGCTCGACGTGTTTCTGTGTGCTACTCAGTGAGATGCCGAGCAGTTCGGCAACCTCCTGGTAGGTCCATCCGAAGCCTTTGACGAGCATCACCGCGGTGCGCTGCCGTTGTGACAGGGCGTCGAGGGCATCGGGCAGCGCCGGCTCGATCCACGGCATCTCGGCATGCTCGGGTCGCGGAAGCCGTCCCGGCCGCCGGAGGAGTCTGCGCCCTTTCGTATGTCCTACCCGGTACAGGTATCCGACCGGATTCTCCATTTCGGCAACACGATCCCAGTGTTCCCATGCCCAGGCGAGTGCTTCTGCCGTCGCCTCCCGCCCCCGGTCGCCGCCCCATCCGGCCACCAGGGCATGACGTAGGCGGGGTTCGGCTTCCCGGACGAATTCGGTGAAAGCATCGGATCTCGTCTGCACTTGCTTCACTGGTCTCCCGCTTCCTCCTCACCCTATAGAGCAAAGAGCGACGGGTTCTTATGACCGCGGACTTTCGTTGTGCAGACGGAATGGCGGCCTAGCGCTCCATCTGCTCCCGGATATTCTCCAACAGCTCAAGGTACGACACGACGAACTTGTCGACGCCCTCGTCTTCGAGCACCTGGACAACGTCGTCGTAGTCGACACCGGCTGCGCTGAGGTCTCCGAGAACGCTCAGCGCGTCGGCTATCTCTCCGGTTCCGAACGGCCGCGGATGGAGGCTTCCGTGGTCACGGTAGGCGTCGATGGTCGACAGCGGCATCGTGTTGACCGTGTTACCCACAATCAGCGGTTCGACGTAGAGCAGGTCGTCGTAATCCGGGTTCTTGGTGCTGGTGCTTGCCCACAGCGGTCGCTGAAGCTGAGTGCCCTCAGCCGCCAGAGCATTCCAGCGATCGCCGGCGAAGATCTCCAGAAAGGCGCCGTAGGCGGCCCGGGCGTTGGCTACGGCGGTCCTGCCTCTCAAGGCGAGAGCGTCCGCAGTTCCTACTGCTTCGAGCCGGCCGTCGACCTCGCCGTCGAACCGCGACACGAAGAACGACGCCACGGATGCCACCCCCGTCGGATCGCCCCCACTCTCGAGTAGCCGCTCAACCCCCCGTAGGTATGCCTCGGTCACGGCCCGGTAGCGATCTAGAGAGAAGATCAGTGTCACATTGACCGAGATCCCCTCGGAGATCAGCTGCTCAACGGCGGGCAACCCGGCTCTAGTCGCCGGCACTTTGATCAGGAGGTTTTGTCGGTCCACTCGCCGCCACCAGGAACGCGCGTCGGCGATGGTGGCGGCCGTGTCGTGGGCGAGTTCCGGAGATACCTCCACCGAGACATGGCCGTCGAGTCTCCCGCTCTTCGCCCATACGGGTAGAAGAACATCGCAGGCATCCTGAATATCGCGCTTCACCAACTCGATGTAGACGGCCTCGGTGCTCGCTCCATCGGCTGCCAACTGGCGGATGACGTCGTCGTAGTCCGTCGATTTGGTGATGGCGTTGGCGAAGATGGTCGGGTTAGACGTGACCCCGCTGATACCGTCCTCATCGATCAGCTTCCTGAGGTCGCCGTTCTCGAGCATGGCCCTCGAGACCTGATCGGACCAGACGCTTTGATTCAGTGAGGATATGGCATGGAGAGAGGACATGGACCACAGGGTACCCGGTACCGGGTGCCGGGTACCAGGACGTCGACCACGCTCGCCCGCACGACCGCCGGGGCCATGCGATCAATGGCTATCCTCCCCTCATGCCACGCAGGATCCTGATCGCCAAGCCCGGCCTCGACGGCCACGATCGGGGTGCCAAGGTCATCGCCAGAGCGCTGCGTGATGCCGGACACGAGGTGATCTACTCGGGGCTGCATCAAACGCCCGACCAGATCGTCGAGACCGCCATCCAGGAGGACGTCGACGCCATCGGGCTCTCCGTTCTTTCCGGCGCCCACATGACCCTGTTCCCCCGGGTAGTGGAGATTCTCCGCCAGCGAGACATAGACGACATCGTCGTGTTCGGCGGCGGGATCGTTCCGGATGAAGACATACCCAAGCTCAAGCAAGCGGGCCTGGCCGAGATATTCACGCCGGGCGCCCCGCTGTCGGCGATCACCGACTGGGTTGCCAACAACATCCCCGAACGCTGAGGCGTCCGACCGTCCGCATCGAGGGTATTGGTCTCGGAATGTGAGGGTGGGACCGGTTCAAGCCGAAAACTGGAACGGATATGAAGATCCACGAATATCAAGCAAAGCAGCTGATGGCGGCGCGGGGGATTGCGGTCCCCGAAGGCGTCGCAGTCACCACCGTCGCCGAAGCGGTCGGCGCGGCCAGGTCATTGATCGAAAGCACCGGGAATCCGGTCGTAGTGGTCAAGTCGCAGATTCATGCAGGCGGGCGCGGCAAGGGGCGCTTCAAGGAGCACCCGGACGTTGCCGGGGTCAACGTCGTCCTCGACGGTATCGACGGCGGAATCGAAGCGGCCGAAGAGCAGGTCCGGCACCTGGCCTCTCGAATGCTGCGGTCGACTCTCGTCACCATTCAGACGGGCGAAGAGGGCAAGCAGGTCAACCACCTGTACGTCGAGCAGGGGATCGATATCGCCCGGGAGCTCTACCTCTCCGTGCTGCTCGATCGGGGCGTTTCGCGCAACATCGTCATGGCCTCCACCGAGGGCGGGATGGAGATCGAAAAGGTTGCCGAAGAGACCCCCGAACTGATCCTGCGCGAAACCATCGATCCCGCCATCGGGCTCGCCCCCTTCCAGGCTGCCCGACTCGGATACGGGCTGGACCTCGAGGGCGATGCGCATCGCAACTTCGTGAAATTCGTCGCGGCGCTCAGTGAACTGGCAGTCGAACTCGACACCGATCTCATCGAGATCAACCCGCTGGTGATCACCACCGACGGACGGGTCATGGCACTCGACGGCAAGATGGCCTTCGACGACAGCGGCCTCTTCCGGCATTCGGAAGTCGAGGAGATGCGCGACGAGTCGGAGGAAGACCCGGCCGAGCTCGAAGCCAAAGCCGTCGGCCTTTCTTACATCAAGCTCGACGGAACGATCGGGTGTCTGGTCAACGGGGCCGGACTGGCGATGGCCACGATGGACACGATCAAGCATGTGGGCGGTGAGCCGGCCAACTTCCTCGACGTGGGCGGGGGCGCAGACGCCGACCAGGTTGCTGCCGGGTTCCGCATCATCACCCGCGACCCCAACGTGAAGGGGATCTTCGTCAACATCTTCGGCGGCATCATGCGCTGCGACGTGATCGCCTCCGGTGTCGTGCAGGCCGTCAAGGAGGTCGGGCTCGAGGTTCCGCTGGTCGTTCGCCTCGAGGGCACCAACGTCGAGGAGGGCCGGCGGATCATCGAAGAGTCCGATGTGGACGTCGTGTCTGCCGTCGACATGAAGGACGGCGCGGAGAAGATCGTGGAGTTGGCCAAGTGAGCATCCTCATCAACAAAGACACCAAGGTCATCGTCCAGGGGCTCGGCAAGACCGGCCAGTTCCACACCGACAAGGCAATCGCCTACGGGACGCAGATGGTGGGAGCGGTTCATCCCTCGAAGGCCGGGACGACCCATGTCTTCGAGGGAGCGACCGACCACTCGGGCGTGCCGGGCCGGCCGGATCGCTACCGGGTGGAGCTGCCGATCTTCTCGTCGGTTCTCGAGGCGATCGAGGAGACGGGGGCCGACGCCAGCGTCGTCTATGTGCCGCCGCCGTTCGCCGCCGACGCGATCATGGAAGCCGCAGAGTCGGGAATCAAGGTGATCGTGGCCGTCACCGAGGGCGTTCCGGTCGCCGACATGGTGCGCGCCAAACGCTACCTGGCGGACAAGGACACCCGGCTGGTCGGGCCGAACTGTCCCGGAGTGATCACCCCGGGCGAGATCAAGATCGGCATCATGCCCGGCTACATCCATCAGCCGGGCAAGATCGGTGTCATCAGTCGGTCCGGCACCCTCACCTACGAGGCCGTGTACCAGCTGACCAGGCTCGGCCTGGGCCAGACCACCGCCGTCGGTATCGGCGGCGACCCGGTCAACGGCACCAACTTTCTCGACATGTTGAAGCAGTTCAACGACGACCCGGACACCGAGGGTGTTGTAATGATCGGCGAGATAGGCGGCACCGCCGAGGAAGACGCCGCCGAGTGGATCAAGGACAACATGACCAAGCCGGTGGCCGGCTTCATCGCAGGCACCACCGCCCCGGCCGGCAAGCGCATGGGACACGCCGGAGCGATCATCTCCGGCGGCAAGGGAACCGCCGCCGCCAAGATCGCCGCCTTGCACGCGGCGGGTATCGAGGTAGCGGAAACCCCGACCGACATGGGTACCGCCATGGTCCGGGCCATGGGCTAGGAAGACCGTTTCTCGGCAATACTGTTGCGCGTGGGGAACACCAGTATTGCCGAGAAAACAGCAGTCGGATTCTCAGCAATGCTGTTGCGCGTGGGGAGCGACAGTATTGCTGAGAAACTCTGGGTGTAGATGGACTTCTTGACTATCGGTTTCGGTCTCGGTCTGGCGGCCGGACTCTCGCCCGGACCGCTGCACATGCTCGTGTTGACCACGTCGATGCAGCGCGGATTGGCAGCCGGGCTCCGGGTGGCGATCGCTCCGTTGCTGACCGACGTGTTCGTCATCACCGCCGGTTTGCTCACCGTCGGGGCGCTTCCCGACCCAGCCGTTCGGGTGCTGGCCGTCGGTGGCGGCCTCTTCATCCTCTACCTGGGCGTCGATGCCCTCCGATGGAGATCCGGCGAACGGGAGACTGCCCCGCCCGCCGCGGACCTCCGACGCGGGTTCCTGACCAACCTTCTCAATCCGCATCCATGGCTGTTCTGGCTCGGAGTCGGCGGACCGCTCCTCCGGTCTGCCTGGGACGACTCGATCGCTTCGGCGGTCGCCTTCCTCGCCCCCTTCTACCTGTTGCTGGTCGGTACGAAGGCGCTCCTGGCCGTTGTGGCATCGCGCGGCACCCGCTTCGTCGACAGCGCCTGGTATCGCCGGCTCATCTACGCGGCCGCCACCGCCTTCATGGGCATGGGAGTCTGGCTGATCGTTGCAGCCGCGGGCGGGACTCTCTGACACGTCATCGGGCATCCGGCCGGTCAGGGCAATAAGATTCGCCCGAGCCGTGGAGGAGGATTGGGTGGAGCAGCTGTGTCCATCCGGCATACGGATTGCCTTCATCGGTCCCGTAGAACGTCTATTCGGTCTCTCCCAAACCCCCGGGGGTTCGGATGCCGATGAAGGAGTGCCGCTGTGAGTACCGATGTCCATGCCCACTGCATCCCGCCCGAGGTCCTGAAGACCCTCGAGAACGCGCCCGACCGTTTCGGGATCGAGATCGTGCAGGACGGCGATCGCCGGCGGGTAGTCGTTGCCGGGAGAGTGTCGACCGGACCTCTTCGCGATGATCTGGTCGATGTAGACCGACGGCTGACGGCGATGGATGCGGCCGGCGTCGACGTGCAGATGATCTCCTGTTTCGTCGACCTCACTGCCTACGCCCTCGATGCGGCTTCCGGGGCCAGGTTCGCGCGGATGTACAACGAGGGTCTGGCAGGACTCGCCGCCGAGTATCCCGATCGGTTTCTCCCGCTTTGCACCGTTCCTCTACAGGCGCCGTCGGCGTCCGCTGCCGAGCTGAGGTTCGCCGTCGGTGAACTCGGAATGGCCGGGGTGGAGATAGCGGCAACCGTAGACGGAGCCGAACTCGACGACCGGGACCTGGATCCATTCTGGGAGGCAGCCGCAGAGTTGCGATGCCTGGTTCTCATTCACCCGTACAACCCGCTCGCCGGTCGAAACGTCAAGCGCTATTTCCTGGACAACGCCGTCGGAAGGCCTGCCGAGACGTCCATAGCCGTCGGGCACATGGTCATGGGGGGCGTGTTCGAGCGGTACCCGGACCTTCAGGTCTGCGTCGTGCACGGAGGGGGCTTCCTTCCCTACCAGGCGGGTCGCCTGGACCGGGCCTATCACGCCAAACCCGGGCTCGCAGCCACCAACCTCTCCCGGCCACCAAGTGAGTGGCTCAAGAACCTCTATTACGACACCGTCACCCACTCCCCGGAGGTGCTGGCATTCCTCGTGGAGTTCGCAGGCATCGAACATGTTCTGCTCGGCAGCGACTACCCGTTTGAGATGGGCGACGACGACCCCGTGGCTACGGTGCAGGCCATCCCCGGCCTGACGGCATCAGACCGGGACCTCATACTCGACGGGAACGTGCAGAGACTGCTCGCCGGCATCAGGCGTTGATCGAACCGAGTTTCTCATGCGATCGATCGAGTATGTCCCGGAAGGACCGGACAATGCAGCGGAAGGTGGCCACGAATGACTGATCCCTCGACGATGCGAGCACTCGTGCTTCATGAATTCGGAGGGCCGCTCGTGTTGGAGCAGGTACCGGTGCCGGTGCCTGGTCCCGACGATGTTCTGCTGCGGGTACGGGCCTGCGCGGTGGACCAGTTCGATCTCACCATCCGGGCGGGTAAACGTGCCAATGCGAAGGTTCCTCTCGTTCTCGGTCACGAGATCTCGGGGGAGGTCGCCGCGGTGGGGGCCGCCGTTCAGGGCTGGGCAGTCGGCGATCGCGCCGTCTCCACCCTGTACCTGACCTGCGGACGTTGCAGGAAGTGCCTGGGCGGCCGGGAAACGATCTGCGAGGACTTCCAGGGTTATGTCGGCATCGAGACCCCGGGCGGATACGCCGAGTACACGACGGTCCCCGCAGCCAACCTCGTGGCACTGCCGGATTCCATAGGTTTTCCCGAGGGATCCGTACTCGCCAACGCAGTGGGCACTCCGTATCACGCCTTCACAGAGCGGATGCGTTTGCGCCCGGCCGAGTACGTCATCATCACGGGTGCCGGCGGCGGGGTCGGCATTCACGCAATCCAGGTGGCCAGGGCCATGGGGGCCTTCGTGATGGCGGTCGACCTCGGGCAGCAGAAGCTGGATGCGGCCCTGCGCCACGGGGCCAATATCGCCGTTGACCCCGAGGTACAGGACTTCTCCGAAGTGGCCCGCGAGTGGACCGGCGGTCTTGGAGTTGACGGTGTGCTCGAGCTGGTCGGTCCCGCCACCATGCCGGACAGCCTGAGAGCCCTCGCAAGGGGCGGCCGGATGGTGATCGTCGGGTCTCACACCGGCCGCGAGTTCCCCCTCAACACCCTCACGATCTATGCCAACGAGTGGGAGATTCTCGGCTCGCGGAACGTTTCGAAGTCGGAACTCGGCGATGTCGTGGCGATGACCGCGGACGGGATGGTTTCTCCGGTGGTGCGGGCCGGATTCGGGTTGGAGGACGCGGAAGAGCTTCACCGACTGGTCGCCGCCCGCGAGATCGTCGGGAGGGCGGTAATCGAGCCGTGAACCCCTGATCTGCAGCGGCCGATGGCGGCACGCTTGACAGGGGACCGGGCTGAGGCAACAATCGTTTGCAGTCGATCCGGGTGCTGCGGTGACCGGAAGGTTGAAAGGGGCATACGTGACCAGGCTCGGATGGATTGGAACTGGAAGAATGGGCTTCGCGCTCGCCGAGCGACTGCTCCGTGCGGGACACGATGTTTCGGTGTTCAATCGAACCCGATCCAAGGCCGAACCTCTCGCCGACCTGGGTGCCACCGTCGTCGACTCCCCGGCCGATTTAGCCGATCGCGACATCGTTTTCGTTATGGTGGCCGGCCCCGCCGACCTGATCGAAGTAGTGAATGGACCGCGCGGCCTCCTCTCACGGACCGATGCAACTCCCCGCATCGTCGTCGACTCCTCAACCGTGTCGGCGGCGGCTTCGGCGGAGGTGCA
Coding sequences within it:
- a CDS encoding amidohydrolase family protein; amino-acid sequence: MSTDVHAHCIPPEVLKTLENAPDRFGIEIVQDGDRRRVVVAGRVSTGPLRDDLVDVDRRLTAMDAAGVDVQMISCFVDLTAYALDAASGARFARMYNEGLAGLAAEYPDRFLPLCTVPLQAPSASAAELRFAVGELGMAGVEIAATVDGAELDDRDLDPFWEAAAELRCLVLIHPYNPLAGRNVKRYFLDNAVGRPAETSIAVGHMVMGGVFERYPDLQVCVVHGGGFLPYQAGRLDRAYHAKPGLAATNLSRPPSEWLKNLYYDTVTHSPEVLAFLVEFAGIEHVLLGSDYPFEMGDDDPVATVQAIPGLTASDRDLILDGNVQRLLAGIRR
- a CDS encoding sigma-70 family RNA polymerase sigma factor; its protein translation is MKQVQTRSDAFTEFVREAEPRLRHALVAGWGGDRGREATAEALAWAWEHWDRVAEMENPVGYLYRVGHTKGRRLLRRPGRLPRPEHAEMPWIEPALPDALDALSQRQRTAVMLVKGFGWTYQEVAELLGISLSSTQKHVERGLSKLRAALEVSKDV
- the sucC gene encoding ADP-forming succinate--CoA ligase subunit beta, which codes for MKIHEYQAKQLMAARGIAVPEGVAVTTVAEAVGAARSLIESTGNPVVVVKSQIHAGGRGKGRFKEHPDVAGVNVVLDGIDGGIEAAEEQVRHLASRMLRSTLVTIQTGEEGKQVNHLYVEQGIDIARELYLSVLLDRGVSRNIVMASTEGGMEIEKVAEETPELILRETIDPAIGLAPFQAARLGYGLDLEGDAHRNFVKFVAALSELAVELDTDLIEINPLVITTDGRVMALDGKMAFDDSGLFRHSEVEEMRDESEEDPAELEAKAVGLSYIKLDGTIGCLVNGAGLAMATMDTIKHVGGEPANFLDVGGGADADQVAAGFRIITRDPNVKGIFVNIFGGIMRCDVIASGVVQAVKEVGLEVPLVVRLEGTNVEEGRRIIEESDVDVVSAVDMKDGAEKIVELAK
- a CDS encoding cobalamin B12-binding domain-containing protein — protein: MPRRILIAKPGLDGHDRGAKVIARALRDAGHEVIYSGLHQTPDQIVETAIQEDVDAIGLSVLSGAHMTLFPRVVEILRQRDIDDIVVFGGGIVPDEDIPKLKQAGLAEIFTPGAPLSAITDWVANNIPER
- the tal gene encoding transaldolase; the encoded protein is MSSLHAISSLNQSVWSDQVSRAMLENGDLRKLIDEDGISGVTSNPTIFANAITKSTDYDDVIRQLAADGASTEAVYIELVKRDIQDACDVLLPVWAKSGRLDGHVSVEVSPELAHDTAATIADARSWWRRVDRQNLLIKVPATRAGLPAVEQLISEGISVNVTLIFSLDRYRAVTEAYLRGVERLLESGGDPTGVASVASFFVSRFDGEVDGRLEAVGTADALALRGRTAVANARAAYGAFLEIFAGDRWNALAAEGTQLQRPLWASTSTKNPDYDDLLYVEPLIVGNTVNTMPLSTIDAYRDHGSLHPRPFGTGEIADALSVLGDLSAAGVDYDDVVQVLEDEGVDKFVVSYLELLENIREQMER
- a CDS encoding zinc-binding dehydrogenase; the protein is MTDPSTMRALVLHEFGGPLVLEQVPVPVPGPDDVLLRVRACAVDQFDLTIRAGKRANAKVPLVLGHEISGEVAAVGAAVQGWAVGDRAVSTLYLTCGRCRKCLGGRETICEDFQGYVGIETPGGYAEYTTVPAANLVALPDSIGFPEGSVLANAVGTPYHAFTERMRLRPAEYVIITGAGGGVGIHAIQVARAMGAFVMAVDLGQQKLDAALRHGANIAVDPEVQDFSEVAREWTGGLGVDGVLELVGPATMPDSLRALARGGRMVIVGSHTGREFPLNTLTIYANEWEILGSRNVSKSELGDVVAMTADGMVSPVVRAGFGLEDAEELHRLVAAREIVGRAVIEP
- a CDS encoding LysE family translocator, producing the protein MDFLTIGFGLGLAAGLSPGPLHMLVLTTSMQRGLAAGLRVAIAPLLTDVFVITAGLLTVGALPDPAVRVLAVGGGLFILYLGVDALRWRSGERETAPPAADLRRGFLTNLLNPHPWLFWLGVGGPLLRSAWDDSIASAVAFLAPFYLLLVGTKALLAVVASRGTRFVDSAWYRRLIYAAATAFMGMGVWLIVAAAGGTL
- the sucD gene encoding succinate--CoA ligase subunit alpha; amino-acid sequence: MSILINKDTKVIVQGLGKTGQFHTDKAIAYGTQMVGAVHPSKAGTTHVFEGATDHSGVPGRPDRYRVELPIFSSVLEAIEETGADASVVYVPPPFAADAIMEAAESGIKVIVAVTEGVPVADMVRAKRYLADKDTRLVGPNCPGVITPGEIKIGIMPGYIHQPGKIGVISRSGTLTYEAVYQLTRLGLGQTTAVGIGGDPVNGTNFLDMLKQFNDDPDTEGVVMIGEIGGTAEEDAAEWIKDNMTKPVAGFIAGTTAPAGKRMGHAGAIISGGKGTAAAKIAALHAAGIEVAETPTDMGTAMVRAMG